The region TTGCCGATTTATCCAAAACTGAACAGGATCCGATGCTGGCAAAATTACGTGCACAGTTACGCGCTAAAGGCATCTGTAAAAAACCGAAAGAAAAATTCGGCATCACCTGTGTTTATTCAATTGATAATCCATTCTCCAGTGCTGATGTCTGCCCAAGCGCAGGCTTACGCTGTGGTGGCTACGGTTCTGCGGTGGTGGTGACCTCCAGTTTTGCCATGGTCGCAGTATCAGAAGTGTTGAAAAAGCTCGATATGAAGCGACCAAAAGTCTGATTTACAAAATAAAAAAGTACATTCTCTGTGCTTTTTTTATGCCGGCGTTTAGAATGAAAACTATATTCATATAACAAAAAACAATATCAGGGAGCAGCTATGTGGTTCTTACTGGTGCTGATTTTGGGAATCGTGGCGTTGGGGATCTGGATGTGGAAGCGTCCTGACCCGGTAACACGAGATCAAGCCCGGGCAGTGCAACATGATCTATGGATTGAACAGGTTGAAGCCCAGCTCAAGCATGCGGCTCGTCTCAGTGCTGAGGGGCAGCAGCCGAATTATGAGCGTGCCTATCAGATCTATCAGGATCTGGCTCAGCAGCAGGAAATTCCTCAGGCCTATGTGGGCATGGGGCTGATGCAGCTCAAAGCTCTGGGTCGTCCACAAAGTATCGAAAATGCGATTAGTCTGCTTGAAAATGCATTTCGTCTAGGTAGTGACGAAGCTGCTTATCATCTGGGGCAGATCTATGAAGGTGATCGCTATCAGCACCATGATGCCGACAAAGCACTGTATTGGTATCGTCATGCCGTGGCACGCGGTAACCTGGAAGCCCAGTATCGAATCACAGAATTGTCCGAACCCACTCAAGATGCAGCAGAACAGCATCGTCTACAACTGCTAATTCAGAATGCAGATCAAGGACACTCTAGTTCACAGTACCAGTTGGCACAATACTATTTGGCAGATGGTACAGTCCAAGATTTAAGTTTAGGAATTCATTATCTGTTTCTGGCCGCACAGCAAGATCACCTCGAAGCAACCAAACAGATTGCACAGCTGTATGCACGTGGTGAGCTATTACCACAGGACCAATCCCAAGCCTTACGTTTTATCAAGCAAAGCGTCAATCTGGGCGATCAGGAGGGGCTGTACGATTACTATGCTGGGGTATTGCTGGGTACGATTGATGTTGATCAGCGTCAGCGAATTTTGCAGCATTTGCAACAGTTGTCTTATGAGCATAAAGATGCTCAAGCCAAGACTTTACTTGGTTTAGCCTATTTTCATGGCTGGTTTGTCGATAAGAATGAAACTATGGCTTTTCGCTATTGGAGTGAAGCTGCGAATACTCAGTTTCCTCAAGCTTTGTGCATTATTGCAGCCTTATATTATGAGTCTTATCTGGTTGCGAATGAACCTGAAAAAGCGTTTAGCTTGTATCAGGCTGCTGCTGAGATTGATCCAGACGATTTCTATAGCCAGATGGGCCTGGCGCTGTGTTATCTGCATGGTATTGGTACAGTCAAAGATACAGCGAAAGCCACACAAATCATTCAGAAGATTGCGCAGCAGTACTGGAATATCAGTGCACAATCTGAAGCTGAACTGATTTATATCCTAGGGCGTTTTTATAGCCTACCAGAGTATCCATTACCCAACCGGGATAAGGCGATTCAATATCTGAACCAGGCCGTGAACAAAGGTTCGGCTGAGGCCGCCTGGTATCTGTATCAGGCGCTTTCAGGCCAATATCCAGTATTTGCCAAAGATGAAAATCAGGCCAAACGCTACCTGCATCAAGCAGCTCAGTTAGGCCATGCACAGGCACAAGCCCAGCTCGGTATGATGTATCTCAAAGGTGAAAGTGTAGAGCAAGAGATTGCTTTAGGTTTGAATTATCTAAAACAGGCTGCTGCACAGCAAAATGCTCTAGCCCTGAATGCACTCGGTGAAGCAATGGAACAAGGTATTGGTGTAGAAGCCAATATGGATCAAGCGATCCAGTTCTATCATAAAGCTGCTGCACAGGTAAATGCTGATGCTTATGGTCATCTGGGACGTTTATATACCAAGGGCATTGGTGTAAATCGTGATATAACGATCGCCCGAGCATGGCTAGAGAAGGGAAGCTTGCAAGGACATGCGGCTTCGCAGGAGCAGTTGAATAATCTGAATGCCTATCTGCAAATGAAAAACAGACTGGCATAAAAAACCGCTGCCTCAGCAGCGGTTTTTCTATTTAAAGATTATGGTAATTGTTTAACTGGGCTACCACCCAGCGCCTGCATCAAAGTGACATAAGCGTTGTATTGATTTTGACGCGTTTGTACCAGACTGAGGCGCGCATTACGTGTGGTTTCCTGCGCATCAAGTAAGTTTTTCAAGGCAACCGCACCATTACGGTAGCGCACTTCAGTCAAGCGTTCAGTTTTTTCTGCCAGCTCGACATTACGGCGCTGTAGCTCCACCTGTTTGGTTAACTCAGTCCGATTGGACAGGGCATTTTCTACATCGGCAAAAGCTTCATAAATGGTCTGGCGATACTGCAGAATCGCTTTTTCATATTCCAGCTCATTTACTTTCAGGTCACGTTTCATGTCATTCCATTGCAGGAAGGGTAAGGTGAGACCTGCGCCCAATGTTGCGACAGGATTTTTTAGCGCATCTGATAAGGATGTACTGGTTCCAATCCCCGTACTTAAACTACCAGTCAAACTAATCGAAGGGTAATAGCTGGCCTTATTGGCATCTTTATTGGCTAAGGCTTTACGCAGACGCAGTTCAGCAGCATTCAGGTCCGGACGACGTGAGAGCTGGCTTGCAGGCAAGCCAGCTTTAATTGCAGGCAAGGCAATATTTGGCAGACGTTGCGGTTCCTGAATTGAAAGCTGCTGTACCGGCATATTCATAAGGACAGCAAGTGCAGTACGTGTTTCAACGCGTTGCTGCTCAATCTGGCTTAAAGTAGCTTGCTGACTCTGAATCGCCTGTTCGGCCTGAGTCAGATCTAGTCCGGAAACTGCACCAGCACGATACTGCACACGTACCAGGTCATACGTCTTCTGCGCCGTTGCCAGGTTCTGCTGTACGACACTATAGCGCTCATTTAAATAAGCCAATTGCCAATAAAGCTGTGCAGTCGTTCCAATCAGGCTTTGCGCCGTTGCCTGCAAGTCTTGTTCAGTAGCACGGGCTTCCCAACGGGCCGCTTCAGTCTGATTGGCAAGCTTACCAAACAGATCCAGTTCATAGCTAAGACCTGGATAACCTAGTGAAATTCCAGTAGAACGGTCACCGTCGCCATCCAGACTAAACTGACGACCATTTGAAACTCGTGCATCACTAATGCGTACACCTTGCTGGCTTTGCGTTTGTCTGGCCTGAATACGCGCCTGTTGCAGGTTAATCCCGGCTACTGCAAGGTTGCTATTGCGTGATAACACATCCTCGACAAGTGTATTTAGTTGTGCATCTCTAAATAAGGTCCACCACTGATCAGCCAGGACATCCTCATAAATCTGCCTGCTTAGCGCAGTATTATTCTGAAAACTGCCAGGCACAGCTACGCTCGGCTGTTCATAAGGTGTTTTTACAACAGCTGCGCACCCCACCAGTGAACTCCCGAGAAGCAAGGCACTGGCAAGTTTGGTTAAAGTCATTTGCATATCAGGTTCCTTATTCTCGAGAGAGGGCATCGACAGGATTCAGTCGCGCTGCATTACGTGCCGGGATAAAGCCGAACACAATACCGATCAGGCTAGAGCAGACAAAGGCCGCCACAATCGAAGTGGTCGAATACGCCATCTGGAAAGTACCTCCAGCAAAATGGGTAATCAGCTGACCAATACCGAGTGACAGCAAAACACCCAGAATACCGCCCAGGATACAAACCAGTACTGCTTCGATCAGGAACTGTTGCAGGATGTCACTTTGACGGGCACCGACCGCCATACGCACCCCAATTTCCTGGGTACGTTCGGTTACCGATACCAGCATGATGTTCATCACGCCAATACCACCAACCACCAGAGAAATGACTGCAATCGCAGAAATCAGCAAGGTCATGGTCTGGGTTGTCTGCTGGATAGTTTCACGAATACTGTCAGCATTCTGGGTGAATACATCCTGTGCACCGTGGCGCTGTACCAGCAAGTTCAGGATCGCATTTTCAGCTGCGGCACTTGGGTATTCATCTTTAATACGCACAATGATCTGACGCACATTGGACTGACCCAGCATACGGCTCATGACGGTGGAATAAGGCAAATATACATTCAAGCTATCATTGTTGCCCATCATGCCTTTTTGAGCATCGATCACACCAATGATTCGGCTTGGTACACTACCGAGTAGAATGACCTGTCCAACCGGATTGGTGCCATCTCTAAAGAAGGTGTTTTGCGTATTGGTGTCAATCACCACGTCTTGTGCTTGTTGTGAAACACTGTGTTTATCAAAAGGCTGGCCAGATTTAAAAGTCATGCCTCTGACATAAAAGAAATCTTCACTGACGCCGTTGACGGTGGTTGAAGCTTCAATTTCTTTATAACGTCCAGTGACACTGCTGTTGACGGATGGACTGACGCCATCAACATAAGGCTGTTCTGCCAAAGCATCCGCATCAGCAGGAATCAGGGTTTTGGCTTGCGAGGATCGTGAATTATCCCCGAAGCCACGGCCCTGGAAGACGGTAATGGTATTGGTCCCGAGACTGCTAATATTTTCCAGAATCTGTTTCTGGGAGCCATTACCCAGTGCCACTACAGAAACCACGGACGCGATCCCGATAATAATCCCGAGCATGGTCAGGAAGGTTCGCATACGATGAGCATTCATGGCCAGTAGCGCCATACGGAATGCTTCACCCAGACGATCTACAGCTGAACGCCAACTAGAGATTTTCTTCTGTTCACTGCGTTCGAGTGTTTGTTTTGTAAAGCCATCATCAATTTCAGGTACATTCTGCTGGTCAGAAATAATATTACCGTCTGAAATCTCAATAATCCGGGTCGCATTCTTCGCCACATTATGATCATGCGTGACCAGAATAATGGTATGACCTTTGGCATTCAGCTCACGCAAAATGCGCATGACTTCAATACCGCTGTTCTTGTCTAATGCACCTGTCGGTTCATCGGCAAGAATCACATCACCACCATTTATCAAGGCACGGGCAATCGAAACACGCTGTTGCTGACCGCCAGACAGCTGACTTGGACGGTTTTCGGTTTTTTCACCTAAACCTAAGTCTGTCAGTAATTTAACAGCACGCTCATGACGTTCATTTGAATCTGCACCCGCGTAAATCGCAGGCACTTCAACGTTGCCTGCAGCATTCAAGTCACCGAGAAGATGATAGCGTTGGAAAATAAAGCCGAAGTATTCACGGCGTAACTGAGCCAGTTCATCCGCTTCCAGCTCACGGGTTTCACGCCCTTTGACTTTATAACTGCCAGCAGTTGGCTTATCCAGACACCCCAGAATGTTCATTAACGTCGATTTACCCGAACCCGACTGACCGACAATGGCAACCAGCTCGCCCGGATAGATTTCGAGGTTAACGCCCTTGAGAATCTGAACCGTACTTTCACCCGCAGGGAATTCACGAATCAGATTCTTAACCTCTAACAGAGGCTGTTGTTGTTGATTCATGCTTACATTCTCATTGGGCCACGGCTATTCGCACCGCGTTTAGCACCGTCATTTGAAGTGTCTGAACCATCGGCAATGACCACTTGATCACCACGTTTCAGGCCTTTAATGACCTGAGCAGTGACACGGTTATTTAGCCCGATCAGTACAGGAGTCGGTTTTGCAGTACCGTCCGCTTGTAATACGCGAACCATGGCACGTTGTGCTTTGCCTTGTTCAATCAGAGAACGTTCTGCATCAGAAAGTTCCAGACGGGCAGGGCGCTCACCTTTAGCATTGTCACCACGAGCAGCAGATTCTTCACCGCGTGGACGTCCCTCGCCACGTGTTCCTTGAGTGCCTTCACCACGACTTGGACGTTGTGGACGGTTAGAGCTCTGAATCGCAGCAGCAGGAATGGTCATTACATTTCGTGCTTCATCGAGCACAATATAGACTTGTGCCGTCATATCAATACGCAGCTTGCCATCTTCATTCGGTACATCGAACAGGGCGTTGTAATACACTGCAGAACTTGAAGATGAACTTGAAGTATTAGTATCGGTATTAATTGAATTCGGTGCTGGTTCTACCTGACGTAATTTCGCGTAAATTTTCTTTTCACTATTGCCTAGAGTCGTAAAGTAAACCGTTTGACCTTCTTCAACTTTCATGACATCTGCTTCAGAAATCTCGGCTTTGATAGTCATAGTGTCGAGTTTTGCCAGCTTCACAATGGTTGGTGCACTCTGGTTGGCATTTACGGTCTGACCTTCTTCAGTCACGATCGCGACAATGGTCCCGTCCATAGGGGCCACAATCTGGGTATACCCAAGATCTTCTTTGGCAGTCGCCAGCGTCAAACGTGACTGTTCAATCTGAGCATTAATTGCAGTAATGTCCGCTTGTGCTGTCTTATAACTTGCCAAGGCTGATTCCAGCTCTGAACGGGAAGTGGCATCCTGGGCATACATGACTTTCTGACGGTTGTATTCAGCTTCAACTTTAGCCAGATTTGCTTGTCGCACTGCAAGTTGTGCCATCTGATTCTTAATGCTGGCTTCAGCCGTTTTTAAATCATTTTCCTGACGTACAGAATCAATTTGAGCAATCAGCTGACCCTGTTTAACCTGATCGCCCAGTTGCACATACATTCTTTTCACCTGACCAGAAACCTGTGCACCGACACTTACCATTTTGGTTGCTTCCAGTACACCTGTAGCCAGTACCGAGCTTTCAATATCTCCCTGGGTGACTTCAGCAGTAATATACTGCGTTGGTTTTTCTTCAGGTTTCAGGAAATACCACCCGGTGGCTATAAGTGCAATGGCAATGACCACTGCCATAATCAGTTTAGACGGTTTTATTTTTGGCATAGTGAACAGATTTAAGTCAGAGATATGTAGGTGATTATAAAAGCGAATTGAGGATAAATCGTGAATTTTCTTAACAAATAAGAATGATTATTATTTTATTTATCTGATTATTAAGCTATTAATAAAACAAAGTTTTGCCACACATACTGGCAATCGCTTGCTGCACCAGATGTTCAGGGTTTTCATGCCCTAAGCCTTTAATCGAAGCATCAATTTTTAATAACAGGGCTGGCCAAGCTAAAAAGGTTTGTGGACTGAGTCGACGTAAGGCCTGTTGATATAGGCTAACTTTGGATTTCCAGATGCCGATCTGTAGTGCATTGTGAGGCTGTTCAAACAGCTGCATTAACAAACGCATTTCTTTACTAATGCTCCACAAAATTAAGCTCAATGGCTCACCAGAAGCAATCAGATATTGAAAAATTTTAATCGATTGCGCAAGGTTGCCATTCAGCAGGGCATCACTGAGGTCGTAAGTGCTATAACGCGACTGATCTTGCAGGCAGGCATATAAATGATCCACCTGAATCATATCGACTTCTGCAAAGGTATCACTGACACGCATCAGGCTGTTTTTGGCTGCCAGCAGGTTGTGCTCATGATGCTGTTCCAGCCATGCCCAGGCATCATTGGCAAGTTTAATGCCTAGTTTTTCTGCCTCGACTGACAGAATTTGCTGACGATCACGTGGATAATTGGCTGTCAGGGAGACATTGACGCCATTCGCATCCATCACCTGGAAAA is a window of Acinetobacter sp. ASP199 DNA encoding:
- a CDS encoding tetratricopeptide repeat protein, with product MWFLLVLILGIVALGIWMWKRPDPVTRDQARAVQHDLWIEQVEAQLKHAARLSAEGQQPNYERAYQIYQDLAQQQEIPQAYVGMGLMQLKALGRPQSIENAISLLENAFRLGSDEAAYHLGQIYEGDRYQHHDADKALYWYRHAVARGNLEAQYRITELSEPTQDAAEQHRLQLLIQNADQGHSSSQYQLAQYYLADGTVQDLSLGIHYLFLAAQQDHLEATKQIAQLYARGELLPQDQSQALRFIKQSVNLGDQEGLYDYYAGVLLGTIDVDQRQRILQHLQQLSYEHKDAQAKTLLGLAYFHGWFVDKNETMAFRYWSEAANTQFPQALCIIAALYYESYLVANEPEKAFSLYQAAAEIDPDDFYSQMGLALCYLHGIGTVKDTAKATQIIQKIAQQYWNISAQSEAELIYILGRFYSLPEYPLPNRDKAIQYLNQAVNKGSAEAAWYLYQALSGQYPVFAKDENQAKRYLHQAAQLGHAQAQAQLGMMYLKGESVEQEIALGLNYLKQAAAQQNALALNALGEAMEQGIGVEANMDQAIQFYHKAAAQVNADAYGHLGRLYTKGIGVNRDITIARAWLEKGSLQGHAASQEQLNNLNAYLQMKNRLA
- a CDS encoding efflux transporter outer membrane subunit, with translation MQMTLTKLASALLLGSSLVGCAAVVKTPYEQPSVAVPGSFQNNTALSRQIYEDVLADQWWTLFRDAQLNTLVEDVLSRNSNLAVAGINLQQARIQARQTQSQQGVRISDARVSNGRQFSLDGDGDRSTGISLGYPGLSYELDLFGKLANQTEAARWEARATEQDLQATAQSLIGTTAQLYWQLAYLNERYSVVQQNLATAQKTYDLVRVQYRAGAVSGLDLTQAEQAIQSQQATLSQIEQQRVETRTALAVLMNMPVQQLSIQEPQRLPNIALPAIKAGLPASQLSRRPDLNAAELRLRKALANKDANKASYYPSISLTGSLSTGIGTSTSLSDALKNPVATLGAGLTLPFLQWNDMKRDLKVNELEYEKAILQYRQTIYEAFADVENALSNRTELTKQVELQRRNVELAEKTERLTEVRYRNGAVALKNLLDAQETTRNARLSLVQTRQNQYNAYVTLMQALGGSPVKQLP
- a CDS encoding MacB family efflux pump subunit; this encodes MNQQQQPLLEVKNLIREFPAGESTVQILKGVNLEIYPGELVAIVGQSGSGKSTLMNILGCLDKPTAGSYKVKGRETRELEADELAQLRREYFGFIFQRYHLLGDLNAAGNVEVPAIYAGADSNERHERAVKLLTDLGLGEKTENRPSQLSGGQQQRVSIARALINGGDVILADEPTGALDKNSGIEVMRILRELNAKGHTIILVTHDHNVAKNATRIIEISDGNIISDQQNVPEIDDGFTKQTLERSEQKKISSWRSAVDRLGEAFRMALLAMNAHRMRTFLTMLGIIIGIASVVSVVALGNGSQKQILENISSLGTNTITVFQGRGFGDNSRSSQAKTLIPADADALAEQPYVDGVSPSVNSSVTGRYKEIEASTTVNGVSEDFFYVRGMTFKSGQPFDKHSVSQQAQDVVIDTNTQNTFFRDGTNPVGQVILLGSVPSRIIGVIDAQKGMMGNNDSLNVYLPYSTVMSRMLGQSNVRQIIVRIKDEYPSAAAENAILNLLVQRHGAQDVFTQNADSIRETIQQTTQTMTLLISAIAVISLVVGGIGVMNIMLVSVTERTQEIGVRMAVGARQSDILQQFLIEAVLVCILGGILGVLLSLGIGQLITHFAGGTFQMAYSTTSIVAAFVCSSLIGIVFGFIPARNAARLNPVDALSRE
- a CDS encoding efflux RND transporter periplasmic adaptor subunit, with amino-acid sequence MPKIKPSKLIMAVVIAIALIATGWYFLKPEEKPTQYITAEVTQGDIESSVLATGVLEATKMVSVGAQVSGQVKRMYVQLGDQVKQGQLIAQIDSVRQENDLKTAEASIKNQMAQLAVRQANLAKVEAEYNRQKVMYAQDATSRSELESALASYKTAQADITAINAQIEQSRLTLATAKEDLGYTQIVAPMDGTIVAIVTEEGQTVNANQSAPTIVKLAKLDTMTIKAEISEADVMKVEEGQTVYFTTLGNSEKKIYAKLRQVEPAPNSINTDTNTSSSSSSSAVYYNALFDVPNEDGKLRIDMTAQVYIVLDEARNVMTIPAAAIQSSNRPQRPSRGEGTQGTRGEGRPRGEESAARGDNAKGERPARLELSDAERSLIEQGKAQRAMVRVLQADGTAKPTPVLIGLNNRVTAQVIKGLKRGDQVVIADGSDTSNDGAKRGANSRGPMRM
- the holA gene encoding DNA polymerase III subunit delta, giving the protein MKLDYLQALKRVSDARGAWVLHGQEPLLEQNLMDAFRASWQQREVERQRYDVSSVSDWKNVFNALNSLSLFSTQLAVEVHGNIKPDASGIKLLKSYLQQDSDNLLLIVMPKQDSSSLKSSFFQVMDANGVNVSLTANYPRDRQQILSVEAEKLGIKLANDAWAWLEQHHEHNLLAAKNSLMRVSDTFAEVDMIQVDHLYACLQDQSRYSTYDLSDALLNGNLAQSIKIFQYLIASGEPLSLILWSISKEMRLLMQLFEQPHNALQIGIWKSKVSLYQQALRRLSPQTFLAWPALLLKIDASIKGLGHENPEHLVQQAIASMCGKTLFY